The Roseococcus microcysteis genome contains a region encoding:
- a CDS encoding 1,2-dihydroxy-3-keto-5-methylthiopentene dioxygenase, with protein MSRLTIWDAATKAELQRTENPDEIAAALREVGVRFERWPVADLPPKASADAVLAAYKPRLDAFLAETAAGTADVIQLTPDHPMKDALRDKFLKEHIHTEDEVRFFHEGAGNFVLHINGRVYDAHCTRGDLISVPANTQHWFDSGDAPDFTVLRVFTDTSGWTPHYTGTDMAERFPVQVG; from the coding sequence ATGAGCCGCCTCACCATCTGGGACGCCGCCACCAAGGCCGAGCTCCAGCGCACCGAGAACCCGGACGAGATCGCCGCCGCCCTGCGCGAGGTCGGCGTGCGCTTCGAGCGCTGGCCGGTGGCGGACCTGCCGCCCAAGGCCTCGGCCGACGCCGTGCTGGCCGCCTACAAGCCCCGCCTGGATGCCTTCCTGGCCGAGACCGCCGCCGGTACCGCCGATGTCATCCAGCTCACGCCCGACCACCCGATGAAGGACGCGCTCCGGGACAAGTTCCTGAAGGAGCACATCCACACCGAGGACGAGGTCCGCTTCTTCCACGAGGGCGCCGGCAATTTCGTGCTGCACATCAATGGCCGCGTCTATGACGCCCATTGCACCCGGGGCGACCTGATCAGCGTGCCGGCCAACACCCAGCACTGGTTCGACAGCGGCGACGCGCCGGACTTCACCGTGCTGCGCGTCTTCACCGACACCAGCGGCTGGACGCCCCACTACACCGGGACGGACATGGCGGAGCGTTTTCCCGTCCAGGTGGGCTGA
- the mbhE gene encoding hydrogen gas-evolving membrane-bound hydrogenase subunit E — translation MNWILALIPCLALLAVPAVALGLRARPALAPALALLPATLFGLILLLPLGATFRLDWMPAFGIGFAFRLDGLSQLMALLITGIGTGIFLFSGSYMTSYPKQHRFMAVLTLFMAAMLGAVLADDLIVLFIFWELTSLASFMLIGFEAHKPAARRAAQQGLLVTVSGGLAMLAGILLLGTAAGTFTISEILANRAVLATHAFTPWIIVLVAMGCFAKSAQWPLHMWLPNAMAAPTPVSAYLHSATMVKLGVYLLARLNPAFQEWALWQGLLTGAGTLTMLTGAVLALRERDLKRKLAWSTVVALGTLVTLIGLEEPLAATAAVVFLLVHALYKASLFLVAGILDKKAGTRDALMLRGLGRHMPLTAIAALLAALSMAGAPGFIGYMAKDLLFTVQLGVPGLLPLVALLVNAAMVVVAGVVAVRPFFGKPMEMERQAKDPGFTMLAAPLTLAILGLVFGLAPALISVNLVEPAAAAILGEPTGIALGDKHATEIVYYLSLVVLGLGVIAFLAWTRLQPRLAAQTWLDDYGPDAAYGRILRGVSVISGAVTRRVQTGSLRFYIGATVVLMFGGTLVLLVAGGGLGLPSADPLPLPHQAVLVGLVIAGAVAVCRLQMLFAQVMAAAVVGFGVGILFLTLGAADLAFTQFTVETIAIVLLVAILARLPFRELDARRREEHRRDGAIAIGAGVVGFLTLLAVLSVPFDTQMPDWMGAAAWPEAKGRNVVNVILVDFRALDTLGEIAVLLIAALAATVLLRRARGK, via the coding sequence GTGAACTGGATCCTCGCCCTCATCCCCTGCCTGGCGTTGCTGGCCGTTCCGGCGGTAGCGCTCGGCCTGCGCGCGCGCCCCGCGCTCGCCCCCGCGCTGGCGCTGCTGCCGGCGACGCTCTTCGGCCTCATCCTGCTGCTGCCGCTGGGCGCCACCTTCCGCCTGGACTGGATGCCGGCCTTCGGCATCGGCTTCGCCTTCCGCCTGGACGGGCTGTCGCAGCTGATGGCGCTGCTCATCACCGGCATCGGCACCGGCATCTTCCTGTTCTCGGGCAGCTACATGACCAGCTACCCGAAGCAGCACCGCTTCATGGCGGTGCTGACGCTGTTCATGGCGGCGATGCTGGGCGCGGTGCTGGCCGATGACCTGATCGTGCTGTTCATCTTCTGGGAGCTGACCAGCCTCGCCTCCTTCATGCTGATCGGCTTCGAGGCCCACAAGCCCGCCGCCCGGCGCGCCGCACAGCAGGGCCTGCTGGTGACGGTCTCGGGCGGGCTCGCGATGTTGGCGGGCATCCTGCTGCTGGGCACGGCGGCCGGCACCTTCACCATTTCCGAGATCCTGGCGAACCGCGCCGTGCTGGCCACGCATGCCTTCACGCCCTGGATCATCGTGCTGGTGGCGATGGGCTGCTTCGCGAAGTCGGCGCAGTGGCCGCTGCACATGTGGCTGCCCAATGCGATGGCGGCACCTACCCCCGTCTCGGCCTATCTGCATTCCGCCACGATGGTGAAGCTCGGCGTCTATCTGCTGGCGCGGCTGAACCCGGCCTTCCAGGAATGGGCGCTGTGGCAGGGGCTGCTGACCGGCGCGGGCACGCTGACCATGCTGACCGGCGCCGTGCTGGCCCTGCGCGAGCGCGACCTGAAGCGCAAGCTCGCCTGGTCCACCGTGGTGGCGCTGGGCACGCTGGTGACGCTGATTGGGCTGGAGGAACCGCTGGCGGCCACCGCGGCCGTGGTGTTCCTGCTGGTGCACGCGCTCTACAAGGCGAGCCTGTTCCTCGTGGCCGGCATCCTCGACAAGAAGGCCGGCACACGCGACGCGCTGATGCTGCGCGGCCTCGGCCGCCACATGCCGCTCACCGCCATCGCGGCACTTCTGGCCGCGCTCTCCATGGCCGGCGCGCCGGGCTTCATCGGCTACATGGCCAAGGACCTGCTGTTCACCGTGCAGCTCGGTGTGCCCGGGCTGCTGCCCCTGGTGGCGCTGCTGGTCAACGCGGCCATGGTGGTGGTGGCCGGCGTGGTCGCGGTGCGGCCCTTCTTCGGCAAGCCCATGGAAATGGAGCGCCAGGCCAAGGACCCCGGCTTCACCATGCTGGCCGCGCCGCTGACGCTGGCCATCCTGGGCCTCGTCTTCGGCCTGGCGCCCGCGCTGATCTCGGTGAACCTGGTCGAGCCCGCGGCCGCCGCCATCCTGGGCGAGCCCACCGGCATCGCGCTGGGCGACAAGCACGCGACCGAGATCGTCTACTACCTCTCGCTGGTGGTGCTGGGGCTGGGCGTCATCGCCTTTCTCGCCTGGACGCGGTTGCAGCCGCGCCTCGCCGCGCAGACCTGGCTCGACGACTACGGGCCGGACGCCGCCTATGGCCGCATCCTGCGCGGCGTCTCCGTGATCTCCGGTGCGGTGACGCGCCGTGTGCAGACCGGCAGCCTGCGCTTCTACATCGGCGCGACGGTCGTGCTGATGTTCGGCGGCACGCTGGTGCTGCTGGTGGCGGGCGGCGGCCTTGGCCTGCCCTCGGCCGACCCGTTGCCGTTGCCGCACCAGGCCGTGCTGGTGGGCCTCGTCATCGCGGGCGCGGTGGCCGTCTGCCGGCTGCAGATGCTGTTCGCGCAGGTGATGGCGGCCGCGGTGGTGGGCTTCGGCGTCGGCATCCTGTTCCTGACGCTGGGCGCGGCGGACCTCGCCTTCACGCAGTTCACCGTCGAGACCATCGCCATCGTGCTGCTGGTGGCCATCCTGGCGCGCCTGCCCTTCCGCGAGCTGGATGCGCGCCGGCGCGAGGAACACCGCCGCGACGGCGCCATCGCCATCGGCGCGGGCGTGGTGGGCTTCCTCACGCTGCTGGCCGTGCTGTCCGTGCCCTTCGACACCCAGATGCCCGACTGGATGGGCGCCGCCGCCTGGCCCGAGGCGAAGGGCCGCAACGTCGTCAACGTCATCCTGGTGGATTTCCGCGCGCTGGACACGCTGGGCGAGATCGCGGTGCTGCTGATCGCGGCGCTGGCGGCCACGGTGCTGCTGCGCCGCGCGCGGGGGAAGTGA
- a CDS encoding magnesium transporter CorA family protein, with protein sequence MLTTFAVRQGALLRGEEAAPLRGAVWIDLLDPTPEEERLVEEAVGFELPSREEMQEIESSSRMYREGDVLFLTANFLHGVEGSDYESTPISFVLAPSVLVTVRHATPKAFSVFTARCQKAPEALLGSPDAVLLHLFGQIVDRLADILERIGLDIDRANQDAFRAARSAKKVTQKDQDLRSVLLTLGLVGDLTARTTDTLLGLTRILTFLTAEKSAVRKENQHLIKTLVRDVRSLVEHGNSMNHKATFLLDAVLGIINVEQMNIIKTFTVVSVALMPPTLIASIYGMNFQHMPELEWPIGYPLAVLAMILSALGPVLYFKRKGWL encoded by the coding sequence ATGCTGACAACCTTTGCCGTTCGCCAAGGGGCACTTCTGCGGGGGGAGGAGGCGGCGCCGCTGCGCGGGGCCGTCTGGATCGACCTGCTGGATCCCACGCCCGAAGAGGAGCGCCTGGTCGAGGAGGCGGTGGGCTTCGAACTCCCCTCGCGCGAGGAGATGCAGGAGATCGAAAGCTCCTCCCGCATGTACCGCGAGGGAGATGTGCTGTTCCTCACCGCGAACTTCCTGCACGGCGTGGAGGGCAGCGACTATGAGTCCACGCCCATCTCCTTCGTGTTGGCCCCCTCCGTGCTGGTCACGGTGCGCCATGCCACGCCCAAGGCCTTCTCCGTCTTCACCGCCCGTTGCCAGAAGGCGCCGGAGGCACTGCTGGGCAGCCCGGACGCCGTGCTGCTGCACCTGTTCGGCCAGATCGTGGACCGGCTGGCGGATATCCTGGAGCGGATCGGTCTCGACATCGACCGCGCCAACCAGGACGCCTTCCGCGCCGCCCGCAGCGCCAAGAAGGTGACGCAGAAGGACCAGGACCTGCGCTCGGTGCTGCTGACGCTGGGCCTGGTGGGCGACCTGACGGCGCGGACCACGGACACCCTGCTCGGCCTCACGCGCATCCTGACCTTCCTGACCGCCGAGAAATCCGCGGTGCGCAAGGAGAACCAGCACCTCATCAAGACGCTGGTGCGCGACGTGCGAAGCCTGGTCGAGCACGGCAATTCCATGAACCACAAGGCGACCTTCCTGCTCGACGCCGTGCTGGGCATCATCAACGTCGAGCAGATGAACATCATCAAGACCTTTACCGTGGTGAGCGTGGCGCTGATGCCGCCCACCCTCATCGCCAGCATCTACGGCATGAACTTCCAGCACATGCCGGAGCTGGAATGGCCCATCGGCTACCCCCTGGCGGTGCTGGCCATGATCCTGAGCGCGCTGGGGCCCGTGCTCTACTTCAAGCGCAAGGGCTGGCTGTAG
- a CDS encoding monovalent cation/H+ antiporter complex subunit F: MSFLTVALIFSALMVAVAVGLTGWRMLHGPGIADRAVAMDLLGLLAVAATALVALGGGYLALLDIALGLGLVGFIGAVGVATFIKRASEPPEDQDV, translated from the coding sequence ATGAGCTTCCTGACCGTCGCCCTGATCTTCTCCGCGCTCATGGTCGCGGTGGCCGTGGGCCTGACCGGCTGGCGCATGCTGCACGGACCGGGCATCGCCGACCGTGCGGTGGCGATGGACCTGCTGGGCCTGCTCGCCGTCGCGGCCACCGCGCTGGTGGCGCTGGGCGGTGGCTACCTCGCGCTGCTCGACATCGCGCTGGGCCTGGGCCTGGTGGGCTTCATCGGCGCCGTGGGTGTCGCCACCTTCATCAAGCGCGCGTCCGAACCGCCGGAGGACCAGGATGTCTGA
- the mnhG gene encoding monovalent cation/H(+) antiporter subunit G, with protein sequence MSEIVAALLLLSGATISLIAAIGVARLPDAFLRMHAATKAGVVGAGLTLLGVAFAFDTGEAWFRVTLIVVFLLVTVPISSHALGRAAYVGGAPMWSGTVMDDLKGVLPRHAIDADPEAQRAIAMPVGAAGPETGARPAPHAAAAPRRMLLALADGSGAAAALRAALEVTAGPRTEVTLLSLLCTPSLNQTGPMPVGGAHFGRRLVEGRFAKAREAAASLATQMETFCQTQGYHFRMRHEEGDAGTLLGHAAAHHDLTVLPRGTWFDHAQALEEGYAAQRSARVSLPGLLLAAPDFTMPGALHFLHEGDLASSEALKRFLGLSFLAHLPLTITGLDLDGAEAALEEAVALAAARERPVHRGPVLLHPDRPAPLPAFTGGALAIIPARSSSGRTAWRSLREMEASVLLA encoded by the coding sequence ATGTCTGAGATCGTCGCGGCGCTGCTGCTGCTGTCGGGCGCCACCATCTCGTTGATCGCGGCCATCGGCGTGGCGCGCCTGCCCGATGCCTTCCTGCGGATGCACGCGGCCACCAAGGCCGGCGTGGTCGGCGCGGGGCTGACGCTGCTCGGCGTCGCCTTCGCCTTCGACACGGGCGAGGCCTGGTTCCGCGTCACCCTCATCGTGGTCTTCCTGCTGGTGACGGTGCCCATCTCCTCCCATGCGCTCGGGCGCGCGGCCTATGTGGGCGGGGCGCCCATGTGGTCGGGCACGGTGATGGACGACCTCAAGGGCGTGCTGCCGCGCCATGCCATTGATGCGGACCCCGAGGCGCAGCGCGCCATCGCCATGCCGGTGGGTGCCGCCGGCCCCGAGACGGGCGCCCGGCCCGCGCCGCATGCCGCCGCCGCCCCGCGCCGCATGCTGCTGGCCCTGGCCGATGGGTCGGGTGCCGCCGCCGCGCTGCGCGCCGCGCTGGAGGTGACCGCCGGCCCGCGCACCGAGGTGACGCTGCTGAGCCTGCTCTGCACGCCCAGCCTCAACCAGACCGGTCCCATGCCCGTGGGCGGCGCGCATTTCGGACGCCGCCTGGTGGAGGGCCGCTTCGCCAAGGCGCGTGAGGCCGCGGCTTCGCTCGCCACCCAGATGGAAACCTTCTGCCAGACCCAGGGCTACCATTTCCGCATGCGCCACGAGGAGGGCGATGCGGGCACCCTGCTGGGCCATGCCGCCGCGCATCATGACCTGACGGTGCTGCCGCGGGGCACCTGGTTCGACCACGCGCAGGCGCTGGAGGAGGGCTATGCCGCCCAGCGTTCGGCGCGCGTGTCGCTGCCCGGGCTGCTGCTGGCCGCGCCCGACTTCACCATGCCCGGCGCGCTGCACTTCCTGCACGAGGGCGACCTGGCCTCCAGCGAGGCGCTGAAGCGCTTCCTCGGCCTCTCCTTCCTCGCGCACCTGCCATTGACCATCACGGGGCTCGACCTCGACGGCGCGGAGGCGGCGCTGGAGGAGGCGGTGGCCCTGGCGGCGGCGCGCGAACGCCCGGTGCATCGCGGCCCCGTGCTGCTGCACCCTGATCGTCCGGCACCGCTGCCGGCCTTCACGGGCGGCGCGCTGGCCATCATCCCCGCCCGCTCCTCCTCCGGACGCACGGCGTGGCGCAGCCTGCGGGAGATGGAGGCCTCGGTCCTTCTCGCCTGA
- the mtnC gene encoding acireductone synthase: MPPTHILTDIEGTTTAIAFVHQRLFPYAAEALEGFLARHAARAEVAAILRDVPGEDKLATLRGWMAEDAKVTPLKALQGLIWRQGYDEGALKGHLWPDVAPALREWQAAGLRLAVYSSGSEEAQRLLFRHSEAGDLEGLFEGFFDTRMGAKREAASYARIAGAWGAPPGAILFLSDVAEELDAAREAGLATCQLVRPEDGTRPSGRHPEAADFIGVTPCLQRSKGVARR, encoded by the coding sequence ATGCCGCCCACCCACATCCTGACGGATATCGAGGGCACCACCACCGCCATCGCCTTCGTCCACCAGCGCCTGTTCCCCTATGCGGCCGAGGCGCTGGAGGGTTTTCTCGCCCGCCACGCCGCGCGCGCGGAGGTGGCGGCCATCCTTCGCGACGTGCCGGGCGAGGACAAGCTCGCCACCCTTCGCGGCTGGATGGCGGAGGATGCCAAGGTCACCCCGCTCAAGGCGCTACAGGGGCTGATCTGGCGCCAGGGCTATGACGAGGGCGCGCTGAAAGGCCATCTCTGGCCCGATGTGGCGCCGGCCCTGCGGGAATGGCAGGCGGCGGGGCTGCGTCTGGCCGTCTATTCCTCCGGCAGCGAGGAGGCGCAGCGCCTGCTGTTCCGCCATTCCGAGGCCGGCGACCTGGAAGGCCTCTTCGAGGGCTTCTTCGACACCCGCATGGGCGCCAAGCGCGAGGCCGCAAGCTATGCGCGCATCGCCGGCGCCTGGGGCGCGCCGCCGGGCGCCATCCTGTTCCTCTCCGACGTGGCCGAGGAGCTGGACGCGGCGCGGGAGGCGGGGCTTGCCACCTGCCAGCTGGTCCGCCCCGAGGATGGCACGCGCCCTTCCGGCCGCCACCCCGAGGCCGCGGATTTCATCGGCGTGACACCTTGCCTCCAGCGCTCCAAGGGCGTTGCCCGGCGCTGA
- a CDS encoding Na+/H+ antiporter subunit E, producing the protein MTEKAPTPRPWNILAWLWLLVLFLRELVLSAWAVISATLAPNVRARSGVVAVPLRLRSAAGITLLADMVTLTPGTTALHVSEDRSILYVHVMDIESPEAVRASIAERLERPAMRVLR; encoded by the coding sequence ATGACCGAGAAAGCCCCGACCCCACGCCCCTGGAACATCCTGGCCTGGCTCTGGCTGCTGGTGCTGTTCCTGCGCGAACTGGTGCTCTCCGCCTGGGCGGTGATCAGCGCCACGCTGGCGCCCAATGTGCGCGCGCGCTCCGGCGTGGTTGCGGTGCCGCTGCGGCTGCGTTCCGCGGCCGGCATCACGTTGCTGGCCGACATGGTGACGCTGACACCCGGCACCACCGCGCTGCATGTCTCGGAGGACCGCAGCATTCTCTACGTGCATGTCATGGACATCGAGAGCCCCGAAGCCGTCCGCGCCAGCATCGCGGAACGGCTGGAGCGCCCGGCGATGCGGGTGCTGCGATGA
- a CDS encoding MnhB domain-containing protein: protein MKTSFIMNASARYVLWACVLLSLFVLLRGHNEPGGGFIGGLIGALGFVFHALARGAGATRAVLRLQPLTWAGIGLLFGILAGLPALLLFGEPFLTQQWLGTTPIGTTVLFDLGVYLVVLGFALAFVLPFMEA from the coding sequence ATGAAGACCAGCTTCATCATGAACGCCTCGGCGCGCTACGTGCTGTGGGCCTGCGTCCTCCTCTCCCTCTTCGTGCTGCTGCGCGGCCACAATGAGCCGGGCGGCGGCTTCATCGGCGGGCTGATCGGCGCGCTGGGCTTCGTCTTCCACGCGCTGGCGCGCGGGGCGGGGGCCACGCGCGCGGTGCTGCGGCTGCAGCCGCTGACCTGGGCGGGCATTGGCCTGCTGTTTGGCATCCTGGCCGGCCTGCCGGCGCTGCTGCTGTTCGGGGAGCCCTTCCTCACGCAGCAATGGCTGGGCACCACCCCCATCGGCACCACCGTGCTGTTCGACCTGGGCGTCTACCTCGTCGTGCTGGGCTTCGCGCTCGCCTTCGTGCTGCCCTTCATGGAGGCCTGA
- a CDS encoding NADH-quinone oxidoreductase subunit K, producing the protein MEFLLALLFGVLLSAAIYLLMARSLARSILGLLLLGNAANIAIIASGRVLGWAPPLVAPGANALVADASNPLPQALVLTAIVISFGLTAYVMVLSWAVWRGKGTVDTEALRVAEPRGLPAADAREAAEAETLAADLLPTRTGAR; encoded by the coding sequence ATGGAATTCCTCCTGGCGCTCCTCTTCGGCGTGCTGCTCTCCGCCGCCATCTACCTGCTGATGGCGCGTTCCCTCGCGCGCTCCATCCTGGGCCTGCTGCTGCTGGGCAATGCGGCCAACATCGCCATCATCGCCAGCGGCCGCGTGCTGGGCTGGGCGCCGCCGCTCGTGGCGCCCGGCGCCAATGCCCTGGTGGCCGATGCCTCCAACCCGCTGCCGCAGGCGCTGGTGCTGACGGCCATCGTCATCTCCTTCGGCCTCACGGCCTATGTGATGGTGCTGAGCTGGGCGGTGTGGCGCGGCAAGGGCACGGTGGACACCGAGGCGCTGCGCGTCGCCGAGCCGCGCGGCCTGCCCGCCGCCGATGCGCGTGAAGCCGCGGAGGCCGAGACGCTGGCCGCCGACCTGCTGCCCACCCGCACGGGAGCGCGCTGA
- a CDS encoding Na+/H+ antiporter subunit D yields the protein MATRADWLLALPLLLPLLACAATAALQSRRDLQRGITAITAVGLLLASAALVAEVIGRGVIASQMGQWPAPFGITLVADLFAASMVAITALMYAATALYARGDTDVLENEALWHPLLAALALGVGGAFLAGDLFNLYVWFEVMLIASFGLIVLGGGREQLDGAVKYAMLNLLATTVFLISVGMMYGLTGTLNLADMARRIPEIENQGAVAAVAFLMLAAFGAKAAVFPLFFWLPASYHTAIAPVAAIFAALLTKVGVYALIRIVTLLLPEGHAWVAPLMWFLAAGTMVVGVLGAAAHWEIRRILSFHIISQIGYMIVGIAIATPLALAGAVLYMLHHIVVKANLFLVAGVIRRAGGTFSLATLGGLWRRDPWLGLLFAIPALSLAGIPPFSGFWAKLFVLKSGFDAGWYVLAGIALATGILTLYSMLKIWMEAFWKEVPEGTPELPTITGATRWLLLAPVAGLGLITITIGLWTEPFAAFALAAGEQLASREAYITAVMGVIRP from the coding sequence ATGGCCACCCGCGCCGACTGGCTGCTCGCGCTGCCCCTCCTCCTGCCGCTGCTGGCCTGCGCGGCCACGGCGGCGCTGCAATCCCGCCGCGACCTCCAGCGCGGCATCACCGCCATCACCGCGGTGGGCCTGCTGCTGGCCTCCGCGGCCCTGGTGGCCGAGGTGATCGGGCGGGGCGTCATCGCCTCGCAGATGGGCCAATGGCCCGCGCCCTTCGGCATCACGCTGGTGGCGGACCTCTTTGCCGCCTCCATGGTCGCGATCACGGCGCTGATGTATGCCGCCACCGCCCTCTACGCGCGCGGTGACACGGACGTGCTGGAGAACGAGGCGCTGTGGCACCCGCTGCTGGCCGCGCTGGCCCTTGGTGTCGGCGGCGCCTTCCTGGCGGGCGACCTGTTCAACCTCTACGTCTGGTTCGAGGTGATGCTCATCGCCTCCTTCGGCCTGATCGTGCTGGGCGGCGGGCGCGAGCAGCTGGATGGCGCGGTGAAATATGCCATGCTGAACCTGCTGGCCACGACGGTGTTCCTGATTTCGGTCGGCATGATGTACGGGCTGACGGGCACGCTGAACCTGGCCGACATGGCCCGCCGCATCCCGGAGATCGAGAACCAGGGCGCGGTCGCGGCGGTGGCCTTCCTCATGCTGGCGGCCTTCGGCGCCAAGGCGGCGGTGTTCCCGCTGTTCTTCTGGCTGCCCGCCTCCTACCACACGGCCATCGCGCCCGTGGCGGCCATCTTCGCCGCGCTGCTGACGAAGGTCGGTGTCTACGCGCTGATCCGCATCGTCACGCTGCTGCTGCCCGAGGGCCATGCCTGGGTGGCGCCGCTGATGTGGTTCCTCGCCGCCGGCACCATGGTGGTGGGTGTGCTGGGGGCAGCCGCGCATTGGGAAATCCGGCGCATCCTGTCGTTCCACATCATCAGCCAGATCGGCTACATGATCGTGGGCATCGCCATCGCGACACCCTTGGCGCTGGCGGGTGCCGTTCTCTACATGCTGCACCATATCGTGGTGAAGGCGAACCTGTTCCTGGTGGCGGGTGTGATCCGCCGCGCGGGCGGCACCTTCTCGCTGGCCACGCTGGGCGGGCTGTGGCGCCGCGACCCGTGGCTCGGCCTGCTGTTCGCCATTCCCGCGCTGTCGCTGGCCGGCATTCCGCCGTTCTCGGGCTTCTGGGCCAAGCTGTTCGTGTTGAAGTCGGGCTTTGACGCGGGCTGGTATGTGCTGGCGGGCATCGCGCTCGCGACGGGCATCCTCACCCTCTACTCCATGCTCAAGATCTGGATGGAGGCCTTCTGGAAGGAAGTGCCCGAGGGCACGCCCGAGCTGCCGACCATCACCGGCGCCACGCGCTGGCTGCTGCTGGCGCCGGTCGCGGGGCTTGGCCTCATCACCATCACCATCGGGCTCTGGACCGAGCCCTTCGCCGCCTTCGCGCTGGCTGCCGGCGAACAGCTCGCCAGCCGGGAGGCCTACATCACCGCCGTGATGGGAGTGATCCGGCCATGA
- a CDS encoding sensor histidine kinase, producing the protein MERRAQLGPLLLGLEGMLAALAGMLVALLTRRALAPLLAVTEALDRAGAGDFRPSTAAQRPPAGTEAARLIEAVDLMAARLAERERLAARLAERAQAAELGDLAATVAHEVRNPLAGMLTALGSARRFGESRAAREEALDLVERGLRQIQQVVQTTLDVHRGTLAPRPLTREDLEDVVRLVRPEAERRGLRLELAGELPEPFPADALPVRQALLNLLLNAVAATGAGGVVSLGVRREADGTLRLEVADEGGGLPEPALRQIEGGARSGPGLGLSVVMAQLARLDGRIEVDSRPGEATHIALFLPPAPEGAPA; encoded by the coding sequence TTGGAACGGCGCGCGCAACTCGGGCCGCTGCTGCTGGGGCTGGAGGGGATGCTCGCGGCCCTGGCCGGCATGCTGGTCGCGTTGCTGACACGCCGGGCCTTGGCGCCGCTGCTGGCCGTCACCGAGGCGCTGGACCGCGCCGGCGCCGGCGATTTCCGCCCGAGCACTGCCGCGCAGCGCCCGCCCGCCGGCACCGAGGCCGCGCGGCTGATCGAGGCGGTGGACCTCATGGCCGCGCGCCTCGCGGAGCGCGAACGCCTCGCCGCGCGCCTCGCGGAGCGTGCCCAGGCGGCGGAACTGGGCGACCTCGCGGCCACGGTGGCGCATGAGGTTCGGAACCCCCTGGCCGGCATGCTGACGGCGCTGGGTTCCGCCCGCCGCTTCGGCGAGAGCCGGGCGGCGCGCGAGGAGGCGCTGGACCTCGTGGAGCGCGGTCTTCGGCAGATCCAGCAGGTGGTGCAGACCACGCTCGACGTCCATCGCGGCACCCTGGCCCCGCGCCCCCTGACGCGCGAGGATCTGGAGGATGTGGTGCGCCTGGTCCGACCGGAGGCCGAGCGGCGCGGGCTGCGCCTGGAACTGGCGGGCGAACTGCCGGAACCCTTCCCCGCCGACGCGCTGCCGGTGCGTCAGGCGCTGCTGAACCTGCTGCTGAACGCGGTGGCGGCGACCGGAGCGGGCGGCGTGGTTTCCTTGGGTGTCAGACGCGAGGCGGATGGCACGCTGCGCCTGGAAGTGGCCGATGAGGGCGGCGGCCTGCCCGAACCCGCCCTGCGCCAGATCGAGGGGGGAGCGCGCAGCGGGCCGGGCCTCGGGCTGTCGGTGGTGATGGCGCAGCTGGCGCGTCTGGATGGCCGCATCGAGGTGGATTCCCGCCCTGGCGAGGCCACGCACATCGCCCTCTTCCTCCCGCCCGCGCCGGAGGGCGCGCCCGCATGA